The stretch of DNA CACAACTTGTTTTGGTTCGCCGCCCTCCAATACTTGGGGAATAAGCGCCATGGGCCAGTTTGGCACCGTTGATGGATTTGATTATTTCATCGTAGATGCCCTCGTACACCTGGGCGAAGGCATCCCGATCCTCTCAGAAGCCTTAAAATTGAAAAGTTTTGGCGGAGGGGTGTATCGAAGAATGGGAAGAGCGGAAAGTACTTTCGCGGCTTTGGAGCAAGCGGAGGAAAATCTTGAACGCGTCATTCCTCCATTGGGTAGCAGTCTGACTGGCATCCAATATTTCCCGGATCGAACAGTAGGTATGGGTATCAAGGCGACTGTCCTTTTGGCCGCGAAGGAGGAAAAGGCCATGAATGCCAATGCCACCTTTGAAGTTATTTTTAACCATACAGGCGGGCTTGCAAAGATCAGCTTTTATGGCACAGCCAAATTCATGCAAGACATTAGCTTCGATGAACCTTTCTTTGAGGACTTAGGTACCTCTATGCCTCCCCCCGTGTTGGCTTCTATGTCAGCCTTTTTTTCGTTGGACCTCAATTTTGAAGCATGGGAATTAGATGCGAATATGGCAGTGTTCGTCAATGCAGGGGCTGGCGCAATTAAAGGAGCTGGGGCAAATGGTAAAATGGGCTGGGCCAATCTCTATGTCTCTAGAGATCATGGCTGGCACCTCAAGGCTGGAGAACCCTCAGATCGAAATGGCATTATCATCGGCATTCCCAAAATTGCAGAAGAGCTGGTCAAGCTCCAATGCTACCTAATGATGGGGAGCCATGATATCCCAGGCATCCCTCCTATTGAATCTGATCTAATGGCTCGAATCATGCAGTATGATAAAAACCAAAGTAGCATCAGCAATCGCCCAGCTTTGGTGTCACAAGGAGGAGGTTTTGCCTTCGGGGCCTCTCTTGATATCAATACTGGCGAGCGCAATTTTTTGATTTTTTATGGTCATTTTGGCTTATCGCTGGGTTTTGATGTAGCCGTCCAAGATTTTGGAGAAGCACAATGTGCGGGAGGTGGACAGATTGGCATCAACGGTTGGTATGCCTCCGGACAGGCTTGGGCGGGGATTGGCGCTGGAATTGGCATAAAAGTCAGGTTATTTGGCAAACCAAAAAAATTCTCCATTGCTGAAATAAGTGCTGGGGCTATTCTACAGGCCAAGTTACCCAATCCATTCTGGGCTAAAGGGACCATTGGCGCGCAATACGATATTCTGAATGGCTTGATTAAAGGAAATTGGACCTTTGACCTTACCATCGGTGAAGAATGTAACATTATAGGAGCGGATGATCCCGGAATCGTTAAGGTTATTGAAAGCATCGAACCTAAAACAAGCTTGGATGCCGTAGATGTTAGCACTACGCCCAAAGTCAACTTTCTAGTGCCGGTAGAAAAAGCCTATAGTTTCACAAATTTAGCGGGAGAACAAGAAACCTACCGCGTAAGGATAAATAAACAAGAAACCTACATCATAGCCAATGGTCAACAAATAAAGGGCGATATCCAAATAGCGGAAGATCACTATTCTGCGCTGTTCATTCCTAATCGCATACTAGCTGGTGAGACCCAAACACAGTTTTTCATAAGTATCTATTTTGAGGAAAGGCAAGGAAACAGCTGGATACCCGTTAAAGAAAACAACCTATTGGTCATAGAAAAAGATACCCTGACTTTCCATACTGGCCCCGGCCTCGATTATATTCCCTTGAACAACGTCATCGCGAGTTATCCCCTTGATGGTCAATACAATTTTTATCGCAAAACATACGAATTAGGAAAGGGGTATCTGCTCCTGGCTCGGGCTCAACCCGACTTGCTTCAAAATCTTCCTGAGGGATATACCCAAGGGATACGGTTGACGAAAAGCCAGGAGCCTTTTTCTCAAGTTTTCGATTTCCAGGTCGACCAAGAGGGCAAAAACATCAGCTTCTCCTTCCCAGAAGGTTTTCTGGAGAAAGCACAAATTTACCAACTTGAATTGATTCAATTCCCTGTGCAAGATAACGGCCCAGCAGCAGCAGAAACAGCAATACTATATACGCTGTACTTCAGGACAAGCCAATATGCTACCCTCCAGGAAAAACTGGCAAATCTTTCCCCTCTAAACATGGGCAACCGAGGAGGCCTGATCGCAAAAGCTTTCATAGATGAACCATTTGGTGTCTTCGAATTAGGAAGAGGGCAAGAACAAGGGCTAATCAAAATGGAGGCCGACCTGCGTCCCTCCTGGTACCAGCAAGCGGGCATCCATAACATGTATAATGGGTTTCCGGTAACTGTTGAGGGATGTGTCAACACGCAAGAATTAGGCATCCTTCCCCATCCATCATATGGAGAAAACCCAGCACTTGCGGTGCGCCTTGGACAGCAATTGATGGTCCCAAAAATTGACAAAACTTTGTTTGATGATCCTTCACTGCTCTCAGCCACAGGGCCAACTGAAATTAGTTTCAACTATTTGACACCGATGGTGATTCAGCAACATTTTGATGGCTTGTATGCGGAAGCTGCCGCGATTATAGCGCAGGCCACAGCTTATTTTGACACCAATAATACGAGTGTTTTTGCAGGCGGAATAGTCAATGATTTCAACATCGGCAATGGGTCGAATACCAACAGTGGGCCGCCAAATATCGAGGAACTAGCTCAACTATGTCCCAGTATGCTTCCCTTAATCAACTTCTGTAATAATCGACTAAACCCATTTTCAAATGGTGTTTACCCCATACAGCTAAAATATAAACTACCCGGGATGGCTGTCTTCAGGGCCGAGATGAATTTGCAGCTGATTAAAAATAACAATGAATAACTAAGCGATCAGACAAACACATGAAAAAACATACTGTAGCCCTATTTGTTTACTGGGTCGTCTTGGCCTGGCCCCAAGCGCTTATTGGCCAAGACACCCTTTTTATTCAGGCAGTAGCTCAGTCTACACCAAATGCTATAAAGATCCGATGGGCGCCTAATCAGCCCTTGCTTTGGCAATGGTGCAATGAAGTGGGCTATACGATTGAAAGACTAACCTTATATTCTGATGAAGGAAAGTTGCTCTCCACGGCAGCAAAAATGGCCTCCATCAAAAGCTGGTCTCCTCCATTTCGCCCGCTCCCTGCCGAAGCCTGGAAGCCCCTCGTAGACACGAATGAGGTGGCAGGTATGGCAGCAGCAGCCCTCTTTGGTGAAAACTTTGCCCTCCAGGATGTGGCAGATCATCCGATGATCAGGATTTACAGTCAAGTACAGGAACAGGAAAACCGCTTTGGGTTTGGACTATTTGCTGCCGACCAGGATTGGAATGTGGCAGATGCTATGGGTTTAGCCTTTATTGATACGACAGTGGTTATGGGAGAAACTTATCTTTATTATATAAAACCGGCCATTTTCCCTACTTCTTTTTCGGTCAAACCGGCGACGCTGAGCGCCAGGGCAATTGATGCCCTACCCTTATTGAAACCAACAGGCTTGCAAGCCAATTTTGGCGACCATTTAGTGGAGTTAAAATGGGAGGCGAATGATAGACCAGTGTTTAGTAGTTATATTATTGAACGATCACTAGATGGCGGCCAACAATTCAATCGCGTGAATTCATTGCCGATCGTCCCCACTGCTCAAACGGGATCTAATTTTAAACTAGCCTTGTATAAAGATACTTTGACTGAGAATTTCCAAAATATCGTTTACCGCCTGAAAGGGAAAACTATTTTTGGAGAATTTAGTCCTCCCTCGGATACCATTTCCGGCTATGGAAAGCCTGCCAAACTGGAGGCCTCACTGGGAATCTATCATATCCAGGAAGTCCAAGCAGGGCAACTGCAAATCAAATGGGATTTTCCTGTCAAATTTAACGAACACCTGAAGGGATTCGAGGTGTACCGATCACAAACCAAACAAGGGCCTTTCCAGAAAATCAATAAAACGACCATCACGGCTTCCGGTCGCCAATTTACTGATGCGTCGCCTTATTCTACAAATTACTACCAAGTCAAAGCCTATGATCTTTATGGCCATATTTATCAATCCTTTTCAGCACTTGGGCAATTATTGGACGAAACACCACCTGCCCCACCCCTAGGTTTACAAGGAACGATCACAAAGGACGGACAGGTCAGTCTCCATTGGCATCCCAATAATGAGGCGGACCATATGGGCTATCGGGTATTTAGATCTAACCAAAAAGAAGGTTTTTATAATCAGGTCACTGCCTTTTATACCAGGGATACTTTTTATCATCACCAAATAGACATGCGTACTAGTAGTCAATCCGTCTATTACAAAGTTATTGCCTTGGATTTCAGAGAGAACTATTCAGAATATTCAGCATTTTGTGAAATAAAAAGACCCGATTTAATCCCTCCTATTGCACCGGTTATCAAGCAAATAAAGCCACAAAAGGAGGGCGTAATGCTGGAATGGATCCTTAGCTCTAGTGAAGACATTGCCAGACACGAACTTCAGCGCAAAGCAGCCTTTGAGGAAAGCTGGAAAACCCTTGTTAGGCTGGAGAAAACCGAAAAGTTAAACCATTTCATCGACAGTACAGCCTCTTACCGTCATGATTACACCTATAGATTGCTAGCCATTGACGAGTCTGGACTCGAAACTAGTTCAAAAATGCTCAGCGCTCATCCTTTGGATCTAGGGTACAGGGCCCTGATCGAAAACTTTGAAGCCAGTGTAGATACGATGAGTGGAACGCTCCGTCTTCATTGGAAATATCCGCCTGAGCCCGAACTGTTCCAATTTGTGCTATACCGAGGAGAGGCGATGCAACCATTGCGAACCTATAAACACATATCGCCATTGGAAGCAGAGGGGGCGTCAGCTTTCCAAACTTATCATTTTGAGGAAAATCATTTAAAGAAAAACACCCGCTATACCTACCAACTGATCGCGAAATTTAAAGAAGGAGGTTATTCTCCTTTGAGTGCTAAAATTGAAATTGGATA from Saprospiraceae bacterium encodes:
- a CDS encoding fibronectin type III domain-containing protein; the protein is MKKHTVALFVYWVVLAWPQALIGQDTLFIQAVAQSTPNAIKIRWAPNQPLLWQWCNEVGYTIERLTLYSDEGKLLSTAAKMASIKSWSPPFRPLPAEAWKPLVDTNEVAGMAAAALFGENFALQDVADHPMIRIYSQVQEQENRFGFGLFAADQDWNVADAMGLAFIDTTVVMGETYLYYIKPAIFPTSFSVKPATLSARAIDALPLLKPTGLQANFGDHLVELKWEANDRPVFSSYIIERSLDGGQQFNRVNSLPIVPTAQTGSNFKLALYKDTLTENFQNIVYRLKGKTIFGEFSPPSDTISGYGKPAKLEASLGIYHIQEVQAGQLQIKWDFPVKFNEHLKGFEVYRSQTKQGPFQKINKTTITASGRQFTDASPYSTNYYQVKAYDLYGHIYQSFSALGQLLDETPPAPPLGLQGTITKDGQVSLHWHPNNEADHMGYRVFRSNQKEGFYNQVTAFYTRDTFYHHQIDMRTSSQSVYYKVIALDFRENYSEYSAFCEIKRPDLIPPIAPVIKQIKPQKEGVMLEWILSSSEDIARHELQRKAAFEESWKTLVRLEKTEKLNHFIDSTASYRHDYTYRLLAIDESGLETSSKMLSAHPLDLGYRALIENFEASVDTMSGTLRLHWKYPPEPELFQFVLYRGEAMQPLRTYKHISPLEAEGASAFQTYHFEENHLKKNTRYTYQLIAKFKEGGYSPLSAKIEIGY